Proteins encoded in a region of the Drosophila sechellia strain sech25 chromosome 2L, ASM438219v1, whole genome shotgun sequence genome:
- the LOC6611441 gene encoding uncharacterized protein LOC6611441 isoform X3: MTTHQLLNKNVRTMPSWVMEANDRIGPKPPPTPPNGVAGGLPKAPALPPKAKSTPEPDYETIEFSSQQYSNEPMKTTVIRTKTPDNKLKCTLCGSQNPWVTCAECAGQIFCASCDDMFHKHPKRKQHMRKAVEQGTPPIPPKAQAGGGAPPPVAPPRRSKRGLLTPFLGRKDQMLPPPSPTPSHKSLGGWRGSLGGGATPPVPPVASSSANQMNNRPLPDPPRSEGGGSSRSGTPKSVFDTIQRPPSVQLEKIKSKASATLDRMAILQQRYRQQKARQDLSANSEQAAGAQRRQMSTSVFNLNSNPRRPLAEAQNGSAWLANQRIQQAQSLAQLNCAGCQQSQQHPGWAQHPHQPHPQHQHPDQWSQFGSQQQFNNSNMSLNVGPGYMSQQHHPHYPPPVFMTQRGMMPNVYPGAPGYPMMHPGVMGMPPSAASRAASRSRYAASPTPSRKSMSLRRKRNSYVDDELTDDEDSDQDDRRSLVSNRSGMTSASRSQHHQNHIQPRQRRLSSASQLIASDELDGDQRHHKMRNRRGSIAKSVLSEWLPERRENEGTLTRNKTATDSARTSRIYSDLESEGSGARALVQAKIQQKLQEADQHKSSKKAEPKRKPEMKDENTQAAAVVQKVVTPAHEESASEYEEVVKEVTASESEAEAQTAPDPQEVPDEIGADDLGPPPSTPDHEWECEFCTFVNEPNIKICSICCKTPSKPPVQPNKSKKVEEKPQPPAEKSNNIKASSKTETKPVQKPTTKSQQPSQKSVAASSKTTHTNSTPSSKASPAVNSKSTSSIPIKTPSKSTLKTSSENESDNSLAKSLLHKESVENIWNTLDESIQAQAEQVLKKAQKVSTACGGTPPREIAAVEMGTSPPPQSISTQTYDALPLNTKQEEILPVVPDRFTTPDPNKMERRPHYRSNSQLQQESDRYRSANDLRYHDGFGLDPYSAGLVTKRPNFINELRVLQLQVSSPFDMPHETFGVKHEPARDPETEMHIILKELELYKFTVEELEAALKYCSPDTHPIQWLRENWHKLVQTVQSLSTKYGQERGENTIGTVSQNEAREALRNSGGNVWQAVADCIQQRQQKYRKLAAKGNFLRDDIVNALTAHQGNVEQALVELNHTQLKPFLMRIWGSPNGVENESGVAIDTKSDIHDFLNTHALDCLQPPLAGQSPSPAQANPFDQPRTDESPVKSTYATPSPYQMEDSTLKNLEILIGNMEQNQAKQNQEVLRSIETMLDTFKGKSDLEYETDPEIMRILTKSPISTLKPSGPKEDKSTDDVKNFVWQHIQEIVPNLVQQVEQELMEKPEEESKIEVEHPKEPEPPLEPHPEPTPSVDPAVYIMEEVIKPNLREASIREEVQPSFIYATEIANFKLEFDRGTERWHEAEWESCDLTDAERIVYKCYMAPKEEPKEEVEQAAAESSVNSLPTAKTQEEAAPEVSIEAQKIENTEVTEPETLTRKETVNEELGQQGKLETPLVNTSEKINQAVPQSANESDKRISIENNFQSKQNVAEVQVQSDDQPSTSREANRRAKRSQQSRKGRSREQSQKPTNRTKLPYNIDQKVNESKTAAKETEAVKDQSAAESNIQPVVAASDPKTLTPPKILSEGTNSNSFDLSIQNQSAVETMENVPSTEINDNVSIEVISNQSEEVPAIPDLGSTKAISKPTANPIEEIKSVQNITIASEQAEEPQKPENHSEVSETTEAIQIPREEASTEIVSPPNEEQSESLISQEVNVQDTSSIISSPTTDVSPKVDITPSTSSISNEQKQSPKRLSKIPVRTLSSSSLRSESRSSNRTPTANDEIEREETTSQDVPIGDTASSPKSEESSDNQAVNLVSHETQSEKNTNIVQEPPVQPLGLELEEHSQNATPIAVSPTDSDEVFEDAPEFSGSDGTRPHDETASDTELYSLDSDGQRAETKSPEDEVVLLLDEESQLESSIAQSESNASLGSHSSESETSKVVLKEFVPSGDPSKQNLSELVEDTQRLIKQMRDEISMDEFESTDEDEYSDEYSDEYDEGEEEEWYDSEGEEEGDFDGEEGNTYNEHASYIEEASTGDEGTEIEDIMEEDEDLADEEEPLHSQIPLDIEPVISPALSVTPTNQETDTIAHTEVVSSTGTRLETELPNPPVESILPSQSVQEDIKVEALPIQSPPPIADSETRPAEQPVELVLEIPSEVEPTPVEVDPVEEPTAMPITPAPPIVDSESRPVEPPVETVLEEPKKVTPSMKGKTANSGTASKGPSTSSKTKTNKTTVSKIPKPTNEPTNKSNSTPLNKKVPLRSKSFSAPMGISSVKRIQEVYLQKQSSSIAASRVPLKSSPVTKKSINDAISRFNSNQADGPSTSGAAAAAAALLKPRSQPRIPKKKYHETCFSDDDYETSATEEEQEEPNLAEPQKAEQLKRKMSMPVFRAYPSVQEPVIEDPAILARKYVDQELVTNIAEAQIAATLVSMKFSEDVALWAARECSDLDQAIGMLQQECELCMNSYPMNQMVSMLKCLHKCCKQCAKSYFTVQITDRSINDCSCPFCKLPELSNEAQHEDEHLEYFSNLDIFLKSILDNDVHELFQRKLRDRSLLQDPNFKWCIQCSSGFFARPKQKRLICPDCGSVTCAQCRKPWERQHEGSSCEAYLEWKRENDPELQAQGVQEHLAQNGIDCPKCKFRYSLARGGCMHFTCTQCKFEFCYGCARPFMMGAKCTVSTYCAKLGLHAHHPRNCLFYLRDKIPLQLQFLLKEQKVRFDTEPMQIKDESSSSSKARAQARCPIPLQKETPQGLVDTVCNTEVPDKHAGMCRTHYVEYLAGKVAKAGIDPLPIFDLTDCVQELRRRGIALPERGPWDTDEIYKNMCSEVIKKHIPLKSA, from the exons ATGACGACCCACCAGTTGCTAAACAAGAATGTTCGCACCATGCCCTCCTGGGTG ATGGAGGCAAATGACCGCATTGGGCCCAAACCGCCACCCACGCCACCAAACGGTGTGGCTGGCGGTCTTCCCAAGGCGCCTGCTCTGCCGCCCAAGGCGAAGAGTACACCCGAGCCGGACTACGAGACCATCGAGTTCTCCAGCCAGCAGTACTCCAACGAACCGATGAAGACCACAGTGATTAGAACCAAGACACCAG ATAACAAACTAAAGTGCACCTTGTGCGGTTCCCAGAATCCGTGGGTAACCTGTGCCGAGTGCGCCGGCCAGATCTTCTGCGCCTCCTGCGACGACATGTTCCACAAGCATCCCAAACGTAAGCAGCACATGAGAAAG GCTGTGGAGCAGGGCACACCGCCGATTCCGCCAAAGGCACAGGCCGGTGGTGGGGCACCACCACCAGTGGCACCTCCGCGACGCAGCAAACGAGGCCTGTTGACACCGTTTCTGGGCCGCAAGGATCAG ATGCTGCCGCCGCCCTCGCCCACGCCCTCGCACAAGTCGCTGGGCGGCTGGCGGGGATCGCTCGGTGGcggggccacgcccccagTGCCTCCAGTTGCCAGCAGCTCAGCCAATCAGATGAACAACCGACCACTGCCCGATCCACCGCGCAGCGAGGGCGGGGGTTCTTCCAGATCGGGCACCCCCAAGTCCGTGTTCGACACCATCCAGCGACCGCCGTCGGTGCAGCTGGAGAAGATCAAGAGCAAGGCCAGCGCCACCCTGGACCGCATGGCCATTCTGCAGCAGCGGTACCGCCAACAGAAGGCTCGCCAGGATCTGAGCGCCAACAGCGAACAG GCGGCCGGCGCCCAGCGGCGGCAGATGAGCACCTCGGTGTTCAATCTCAACTCAAATCCACGTCGACCACTGGCCGAGGCCCAGAACGGAAGTGCCTGGCTCGCCAATCAGCGCATCCAGCAG GCCCAATCTCTGGCGCAGCTAAACTGCGCTGGATGTCAGCAGAGCCAGCAGCATCCTGGCTGGGCACAGCATCCGCACCAACCACATCCTCAACACCAGCATCCTGATCAGTGGTCACAGTTCGGCTCCCAACAGCAGTTCAACAACTCCAATATGTCCCTGAACGTTGGACCGGGTTACATGTCGCAGCAACATCATCCACATTATCCGCCGCCGGTGTTTATGACCCAGCGCGGTATGATGCCCAATGTGTATCCAGGAGCACCCGGCTATCCCATGATGCATCCAG GTGTCATGGGAATGCCACCTTCAGCTGCCTCCAGAGCTGCATCCCGTTCCCGGTACGCTGCATCACCAACACCCAGCCGCAAATCGATGTCCTTGCGTCGCAAGCGCAATAGCTACGTGGATGACGAACTTACGGATGACGAGGACTCCGACCAGGATGACCGCAGATCCTTGGTGTCCAATCGCTCGGGCATGACCAGTGCCTCGCGCTCCCAGCACCACCAAAACCACATCCAGCCGCGCCAAAGGCGCCTGTCCAGTGCCTCCCAACTCATAGCCAGCGATGAATTAGATGGCGATCAGAGGCATCACAAGATGCGGAATCGTCGGGGATCCATTGCCAAGTCCGTGCTGAGTGAGTGGCTACCGGAGCGACGCGAAAATGAGGGAACCCTTACCAGAAACAAAACAGCAACGGACTCGGCCAGAACCAGTCGCATTTACTCCGATCTGGAGTCTGAGGGATCGGGTGCTCGGGCCTTGGTACAAGCTAAGATTCAGCAAAAGCTCCAAGAAGCCGATCAGCACAAATCCTCAAAGAAGGCTGAGCCAAAACGCAAGCCGGAGATGAAAGACGAGAATACACAGGCTGCGGCGGTGGTGCAGAAGGTGGTGACGCCAGCCCATGAGGAGAGTGCCTCGGAATACGAGGAAGTGGTCAAAGAGGTAACCGCATCGGAGAGTGAGGCTGAGGCTCAAACAGCACCCGATCCACAAGAAGTTCCTGACGAGATTGGTGCAGATGACCTCGGTCCACCACCTTCCACCCCAGACCACGAATGGGAATGCGAGTTCTGCACGTTTGTGAACGAGCCCAACATCAAGATCTGCTCCATATGCTGCAAGACGCCCAGCAAACCTCCAGTGCAGCCCAACAAGTCCAAAAAGGTAGAGGAAAAACCACAGCCTCCAGCTGAAAAGTCAAATAATATCAAGGCGTCTTCCAAGACGGAAACGAAGCCTGTACAAAAGCCTACAACAAAGAGCCAACAACCTAGTCAGAAATCCGTTGCTGCTTCGTCAAAGACAACTCATACCAACTCCACACCTAGCTCAAAAGCGTCGCCAGCTGTAAACTCCAAGAGCACCTCCAGTATTCCCATCAAGACACCATCGAAATCCACACTGAAAACTTCGTCGGAAAATGAATCTGATAACTCGCTGGCCAAGAGTCTTCTGCACAAAG AGTCCGTTGAAAACATTTGGAATACTCTGGATGAGAGCATTCAGGCGCAGGCGGAGCAGGTACTCAAGAAGGCTCAAAAGGTCTCCACGGCCTGTGGTGGAACTCCTCCCCGTGAAATAGCGGCCGTGGAAATGGGAACCTCACCGCCTCCTCAGAGCATTTCCACGCAGACCTACGACGCTCTGCCCTTAAACACAAAGCAAGAGGAGATCCTCCCCGTTGTTCCTGACCGCTTCACGACTCCAGATCCAAATAAGATGGAGCGACGTCCGCACTATCGCAGCAATTCTCAGCTGCAGCAGGAGAGTGACCGATATCGGAGTGCAAACGACCTGCGGTATCACGACGGCTTTGGATTGGATCCCTATAGTGCCGGTCTGGTCACCAAAAGACCCAATTTCATAAACGAGCTCCGCGTGCTCCAGCTT CAAGTATCTTCACCTTTCGATATGCCGCATGAGACATTCGGAGTCAAGCACGAGCCTGCCAGAGATCCCGAAACGGAAATGCACATCATACTAAAAGAACTGGAGCTGTACAAGTTCACGGTGGAGGAACTGGAAGCGGCCCTAAAATACTGCTCCCCGGACACTCATCCCATTCAGTGGCTTCGCGAAAACTGGCACAAGCTGGTGCAGACCGTGCAGAGTTTGTCCACCAAGTACGGACAGGAGAGGGGTGAAAACACGATCGGAACTGTGTCCCAAAACGAGGCACGCGAGGCATTGCGCAACTCAGGGGGAAATGTGTGGCAGGCGGTGGCGGACTGCATCCAACAGAGGCAGCAGAAGTACAGGAAACTGGCGGCCAAGGGAAACTTCCTGCGGGACGACATTGTAAACGCGCTGACTGCGCACCAAGGTAATGTGGAGCAGGCGCTGGTGGAGCTGAATCACACGCAACTCAAGCCATTTCTAATGCGCATCTGGGGCTCGCCGAATGGCGTTGAGAATGAGAGTGGCGTGGCCATAGACACCAAGTCGG ATATCCATGACTTCTTGAACACACACGCCTTGGACTGCCTGCAGCCTCCATTGGCTGGGCAGAGTCCCAGCCCCGCCCAAGCCAATCCTTTCGACCAACCCCGCACCGACGAGAGCCCCGTCAAATCCACCTATGCCACACCCAGTCCCTATCAGATGGAGGACAGCACCCTGAAGAACCTGGAGATACTCATCGGCAACATGGAACAGAACCAGGCCAAGCAGAATCAGGAGGTTCTACGTTCCATCGAGACCATGCTGGACACATTCAAGGGCAAGTCGGATCTGGAGTACGAAACGGATCCGGAGATAATGCGTATCCTAACAAAGAGCCCCATTAGCACGTTGAAGCCATCTGGACCAAAAGAGGATAAGTCCACCGATGATGTGAAGAACTTTGTATGGCAACACATTCAGGAAATTGTGCCCAACCTGGTGCAACAGGTCGAACAAGAGCTCATGGAGAAACCGGAAGAGGAATCTAAAATTGAGGTAGAACATCCAAAGGAGCCTGAACCTCCACTCGAACCTCATCCTGAGCCCACACCAAGTGTCGATCCTGCTGTCTATATCATGGAGGAAGTCATAAAGCCCAATTTAAGGGAAGCAAGCATACGTGAAGAGGTTCAACCCAGTTTTATCTATGCCACTGAAATAGCCAACTTCAAGTTGGAATTTGATCGTGGCACTGAACGATGGCACGAGGCGGAATGGGAAAGCTGCGATCTTACGGATGCAGAACGCATAGTATACAAATGCTATATGGCTCCCAAAGAGGAACCCAAGGAGGAGGTTGAACAGGCAGCGGCTGAGAGTTCCGTCAATTCGCTTCCAACAGCAAAAACACAAGAAGAAGCTGCCCCAGAAGTATCCATTGAAGCTCAAAAGATTGAAAATACAGAAGTTACAGAACCAGAAACACTAACAAGAAAAGAGACCGTTAATGAGGAACTTGGCCAGCAGGGAAAACTAGAAACACCATTAGTAAATACGAGTGAGAAAATTAATCAAGCAGTTCCGCAGTCAGCCAATGAAAGTGACAAAAGAAtatcaattgaaaataattttcaaagtAAGCAGAATGTGGCAGAAGTACAAGTCCAGTCGGATGACCAGCCAAGCACAAGTAGAGAAGCCAACCGAAGAGCTAAGAGATCCCAGCAATCAAGAAAAGGTAGATCACGTGAGCAAagccaaaaaccaacaaatcGTACAAAGCTACCATACAATATCGATCAGAAAGTAAATGAGTCAAAAACAGCAGCTAAGGAAACAGAAGCAGTCAAAGATCAGAGTGCTGCTGAAAGTAATATACAGCCAGTTGTTGCTGCATCTGATCCTAAAACTCTCACACCCCCTAAAATACTATCTGAAGGAACAAATAGCAACTCTTTCGACTTATCCATTCAAAATCAGAGTGCGGTTGAAACTATGGAAAACGTACCTTCTACCGAAATAAACGATAATGTGTCGATAGAGGTAATCTCAAATCAATCCGAAGAAGTTCCAGCGATTCCGGATTTGGGAAGCACGAAGGCCATATCTAAACCCACTGCAAACCCAATCGAAGAAATTAAGTCCGTACAAAACATAACAATTGCTTCAGAACAAGCTGAAGAGCCTCAAAAACCAGAAAACCATAGCGAAGTATCTGAAACTACAGAGGCAATTCAAATCCCTCGAGAAGAAGCAAGCACTGAAATAGTCAGCCCTCCAAACGAGGAACAATCTGAATCTTTAATATCACAGGAAGTTAATGTACAAGACACATCATCCATCATATCTTCTCCAACTACTGACGTCAGTCCAAAAGTCGACATAACGCCTAGTACCTCATCAATATCTAACGAACAAAAGCAAAGTCCTAAGCGTCTTTCAAAGATTCCCGTAAGAACcctgagcagcagcagtctTCGCAGTGAGAGTCGGTCCAGCAATCGGACTCCAACGGCCAATGATGAGATCGAAAGGGAAGAAACTACGTCACAAGATGTACCCATTGGGGATACAGCCAGTTCTCCAAAATCCGAAGAGTCGTCCGACAACCAGGCGGTTAATCTCGTGAGCCATGAAACTCAGTCCGAAAAGAATACAAACATTGTTCAAGAACCTCCCGTCCAGCCTTTAGGCTTGGAGCTGGAAGAACATAGTCAGAATGCAACTCCTATAGCTGTCAGTCCCACAGACTCGGACGAAGTATTCGAAGATGCTCCCGAGTTCAGCGGTAGCGATGGAACCAGACCCCATGATGAAACCGCTTCCGATACAGAGCTTTATAGCCTTGATAGCGATGGGCAGCGTGCTGAAACCAAATCCCCAGAGGACGAAGTCGTACTCTTGCTGGATGAGGAATCCCAGCTGGAATCTTCGATAGCCCAGTCCGAAAGCAACGCAAGTCTTGGTTCCCACTCAAGTGAATCCGAGACGTCCAAAGTTGTGCTGAAGGAGTTTGTTCCCTCTGGAGATCCGTCCAAACAGAACCTAAGCGAACTGGTTGAGGACACTCAACGTTTGATCAAGCAGATGCGCGATGAGATCAGCATGGATGAGTTCGAGTCCACCGATGAGGATGAATACTCCGATGAATACTCGGATGAGTATGACGAAGGGGAAGAGGAGGAGTGGTACGACAGCGAAGGAGAAGAGGAGGGCGACTTCGATGGTGAGGAGGGCAATACCTATAACGAGCACGCATCCTACATCGAGGAGGCCTCCACTGGTGACGAAGGCACCGAAATCGAGGACATAatggaggaggacgaggatcTGGCTGATGAGGAAGAGCCACTGCACTCACAAATTCCACTAGACATTGAACCAGTCATATCGCCTGCTCTATCAGTCACACCCACCAACCAAGAAACTGATACGATCGCACACACTGAGGTTGTTTCCTCCACAGGAACAAGGCTGGAAACAGAGTTGCCGAATCCCCCCGTAGAATCCATCTTGCCTTCTCAGAGTGTTCAGGAGGATATCAAGGTGGAAGCGCTTCCTATTCAGTCCCCTCCCCCCATAGCTGACTCCGAAACTCGACCTGCAGAGCAACCAGTTGAGCTTGTTCTAGAAATCCCTTCAGAAGTTGAGCCTACTCCCGTTGAAGTGGATCCCGTTGAAGAGCCCACTGCCATGCCCATAACACCTGCGCCACCCATTGTTGATTCCGAATCGCGACCCGTGGAGCCGCCTGTTGAAACAGTACTGGAAGAACCTAAAAAGGTAACCCCGAGCATGAAAGGCAAGACTGCAAACAGCGGGACTGCCTCCAAAGGTCCCTCCACATCAAGTAAGACTAAAACAAACAAGACCACAGTCAGTAAGATTCCCAAGCCCACCAATGAACCCACTAACAAATCGAATAGCACCCCCTTGAACAAGAAGGTTCCGCTGCGCTCCAAGTCCTTTTCGGCACCCATGGGCATTTCATCCGTGAAGCGAATCCAAGAGGTCTACCTCCAGAAGCAGAGCTCATCGATTGCGGCCAGCCGAGTTCCGCTCAAGAGCAGTCCCGTCACCAAGAAGTCAATCAACGATGCCATCAGCAGGTTTAACTCCAACCAGGCCGATGGACCCAGCACCAGTGGAGCAGCGGCGGCTGCAGCGGCATTGTTGAAACCTCGATCCCAACCTCGAATCCCCAAGAAGAAGTACCATGAGACCTGCTTCTCTGACGATGACTACGAGACCTCGGCcacggaggaggagcaggaggaacCCAACCTGGCCGAGCCCCAAAAAGCAGAACAACTGAAGCGTAAGATGAGTATGCCCGTTTTTCGGGCATATCCTAGTGTTCAAGAGCCGGTAATCGAGGATCCAGCG ATCCTTGCCCGCAAGTACGTTGATCAGGAGCTGGTGACCAATATCGCAGAGGCCCAGATAGCCGCCACCTTGGTGAGCATGAAGTTCTCGGAGGACGTGGCTCTGTGGGCGGCGAGGGAGTGCTCCGATCTGGACCAGGCCATTGGCATGCTCCAGCAGGAGTGCGAGCTTTGCATGAACAGCTATCCCATGAATCAGATGGTGTCCATGTTGAAGTGTCTACACAAATGCTGCAAGCAGTGTGCCAAGAGCTACTTTACAGTTCAG ATAACCGATCGCAGTATCAACGATTGCAGTTGCCCGTTCTGCAAACTGCCCGAGTTGAGCAACGAGGCTCAGCACGAGGATGAACACCTCGAGTACTTCTCCAACCTGGACATCTTCCTGAAGAGCATCCTGGACAACGATGTGCACGAACTGTTTCAGCGTAAGTTGCGAGATCGCTCGCTGCTGCAGGACCCCAACTTCAAGTGGTGCATCCAGTGCTCCTCCGGATTCTTCGCCCGGCCCAAGCAGAAGCGATTGATCTGTCCGGACTGTGGATCCGTTACCTGTGCCCAGTGCCGGAAGCCCTGGGAGCGCCAGCACGAGGGCAGCAGCTGCGAAGCCTATCTGGAGTGGAAGCGCGAAAACGATCCCGAGCTGCAGGCCCAGGGTGTCCAGGAGCATTTGGCCCAAAACGGCATCGACTGTCCTAAGTGCAAGTTCCGATACTCGCTGGCCAG AGGCGGATGCATGCATTTCACCTGCACCCAGTGCAAATTCGAGTTCTGCTACGGATGTGCCCGGCCCTTCATGATGGGCGCTAAGTGCACTGTGTCCACATACTGTGCCAAGCTCGGTCTGCATGCCCATCATCCGCGCAACTGCCTGTTCTACCTTAGGGATAAAATTCCCCTGCAGTTGCAGTTCCTGCTCAAGGAGCAGAAGGTCAGGTTCGACACGGAGCCCATGCAGATCAAGGACGAGTCCAGCAGTTCGTCCAAGGCTCGTGCCCAGGCCCGCTGTCCCATCCCACTGCAAAAGGAGACGCCGCAAGGACTAGTCGACACAGTGTGCAACACGGAAGTTCCTGACAAGCACGCTGGCATGTGTCG CACCCACTACGTAGAGTATTTGGCTGGCAAGGTTGCCAAGGCTGGCATCGATCCACTGCCCATCTTCGATCTGACGGATTGCGTCCAGGAGCTGCGGAGGCGAGGCATCGCTCTGCCGGAGAGGGGACCCTGGGACACCGACGAGATCTACAAGAACATGTGCTCCGAG GTAATCAAAAAGCATATACCACTGAAATCGGCATGA